TTTCTCCTGATGAACCGGGTTTTGGTATCCACACCCTGCGAGTGGGGGCGGCTTTATGACCTAGTTTCAAGGATTGTACTAAGATGAGACGTGCTTTTGGGGACAAGTTTTTCTGCCCATCCACTCCTGCCGTCTTCTTACCTCGGTTTTCCTGTGTTACCCGACGAACCGCTAAACACTTTGCTGACCAGGAGCGTAACAACGTTTTTTGGAGTTGACGAACTGCTTTGACATCACCACGCTGCGAGGCTTTGTAGATGCGCTTTTGCAACTTAAACACTTTCCGCTCTAGCTTTCGCCAGGGGATAGTCTTCCATTCCACCGTAGTCTTAAAACTCGTTTTAGACATATAAATTGCTACTGGTACCTCTACAATCCAAGTCACCGTGCCTCCGTCTGCATATCCTCTGGCTTTCCCAAAGGCTTTGGCTTCTGAGGCAATCCTTCCCCTTGAAGGCTTGCGGCTGGCTACCTACTTAGGAAATCGACCATTTCCTGAGAGCGCATCAGGGGGTTACTTCGTTCCAATTCTTCGTTTGTCGCTGGTTTTAGGGTTCTCTCTCTTCACCGGGTTTATTGTGAGTGCATATTGGTCTGCCGCTTAATCAGCCAACCACTTATCCTTTCCCTTTTGGGACAAGCCTGACAGCCTTTTGGCTTGTTTTGCATTACGATGATTCAGTCAAGAGATTTGTATTCCTACCCATGACCAGCTATGCTAGGCGGGATTCCGCATTAGGCTTGCAGTTACCGCCATGATTCCCCGCTTCATCCCATCAAAGAACCACTTGGCTGAAATGGGGGACTCGCTGTCACTCCTGCACTTGGAGGGATGGAATTACACCATCACGAAAAATTGAGTTATCAAGGAACAGGAGAAGATTTCTCTCTTCTATCTTCCTTGTCTGTCATCCCCGAATATTTCTATTCGTTTCGACAGAACGAATCACACTAGCGACCTGCAAACAGCAAAGCCTCAAACTGCAAACAGCAAAGCCTCAAACTGCAAACAAGGCAATGCGCGAAACCACATTAGCTGCAAATGGAGAGGAGGTCAAAACCACATTAACTGCGAATGAAACCAGGTCAGGCGCGTTGAGGTCGCCCTGCTCTTTGCCGTTCCTAGATAGCACAATTTGAACAGAAAGACTAAGCAGCGCCGAGCGGTACTAGCGCCAAGGCTTGCTTATTGAGAAAATAGCTTTTTCGTCAGCTTCCCTCCAGAGCAAAGCTAGAGCCATTCAAATTAGCTAAAATCTATGACGATAAATATTGAATTTGCTTAGCGTAATCATGACAAATTCCCCAATTGCCAATAATTATGAATTTTTAGAAGAAATTGGAATAAATCTAGAAGAACTAGAGAATCCAGAAGACAAGATCGTATTTTCATATCTAGTCAATCAAGTAGATGGAATTTCCAAAATGAAACAAGCTTTGGAATCATCTATTTCACTAGAAAATTTTTTAGCTCCTGAAGAATTGTCAGAAGAACTTATTGAAAAATCTAATCTTTATAGATTATGGCTCTTGAAGCATCAGCAGATTTTAATTGCTGATACTTTTGGCTTGGAGTATACCCCTGCTAGTGAGGATGAGGAGCTTCAAAACCCCCGCGTTGCCGAAGCTGCTGCTATATTTCAGTCGGAGCAATGGCAGAGGAAGCTATGGGGTAAGTGGGCTAGTCCACCTTATGAAGATTCTTCCTCAGCATAATATCTCTCGATTTCAGCCAGAAAAGAAAGTAGTTCTTTTGTTCGGCTACAAGTTAAATCTAGAGCCGCCTGCATTCCAAAGAGAGGTTGACCAGTGCCGCCTTTACCACGCAAATCTGCTAGAAACCATGTTTGTTTATCAGCAAAATCCTCCCATGCTGTCTGAGCCAATTCAAAAAACTCTAGATATGCTGGATCTGTATCAAAAACAGACTTTAGCTTAGAAACTATCTGTTCGTATATTTCTTTCATCTCATTAGATGCAGCCTCTAGCTCTTCACTTGCCTTGAGCTTCATTTCGTAGTTGCTGAGGGAAGCGTAAGGATAAATGAGATCAGCAATGAGGGCTGTTAATGCGTCAATGAAAGTCTTAGTGGTTGTGAAGCAATCAGCTATTAAGTCTGGCTCTGGCTCATTATCTGTCGCTAGTTCATGTGCATAAATGTGCCGGAGTTCAAAAGTCTTCTTTACGCCCTCGAATACTTTATTAGGCTCTTGAATGATAAGTTGATTGCTTTCACATTCTGGATCTATGTTCCATTTTTCTTGAACAGTCTTCAGCTTCGACAAAAAGTCTTCACCCAGGAGGTGAGTCATATGGTTATTAATTTGCTCAAAGCTACTTATTGGAAGTAGATGTGCTACAAAATCTCCGACTGTAATAGTTTTCTGCTGGAGTGCATGAATTACT
This window of the Chroococcidiopsis sp. CCMEE 29 genome carries:
- a CDS encoding lysozyme inhibitor LprI family protein, whose protein sequence is MYALEEVFRIRSNLHPELLRYIPIGLIACLEGVCRAGIRELIDFGSPYFDNVASFKDITFDFKVIHALQQKTITVGDFVAHLLPISSFEQINNHMTHLLGEDFLSKLKTVQEKWNIDPECESNQLIIQEPNKVFEGVKKTFELRHIYAHELATDNEPEPDLIADCFTTTKTFIDALTALIADLIYPYASLSNYEMKLKASEELEAASNEMKEIYEQIVSKLKSVFDTDPAYLEFFELAQTAWEDFADKQTWFLADLRGKGGTGQPLFGMQAALDLTCSRTKELLSFLAEIERYYAEEESS